CCCAGCAAATTGCTCGTGAATTGGCACTTTTAAGTCTCAGCCAGTTGCCAATTAACCCCAAAAAATTGACAGAAGAGCATCTGCCAAAATTAGTGCTAGCCACAGTCCGCACTCTGAGATCAGAAGTGCAAGATACTCTAGATAACGCCACCGGAGAACTGCAACGCAGTAACGAGCGCCTCTTAACTAGCCAAACTCGCGCCTCAGACCTCAATACCGCCAGAAACCTCCTCAAAGAGGCCATAGACTACACCCAAACAGCAATCAATCAACTCGGAGCCGCAGTTGAGTTCCCCGAATTGATTCAACTAGCAAATCAAGACAAGGAAGT
The window above is part of the Nodularia spumigena CCY9414 genome. Proteins encoded here:
- the nusB gene encoding transcription antitermination factor NusB produces the protein MQERKPQQIARELALLSLSQLPINPKKLTEEHLPKLVLATVRTLRSEVQDTLDNATGELQRSNERLLTSQTRASDLNTARNLLKEAIDYTQTAINQLGAAVEFPELIQLANQDKEVGRYAIQLVKLVNEHRVSIDEEISSALVDWQVTRLAQIDRDILRIAVGEMRFFNLPDRVAINEAVELAKRYSGDEGHRFINGVLRRVTEQKAVV